A genomic stretch from Algoriphagus halophilus includes:
- a CDS encoding type I polyketide synthase gives MENFSTSTTPNIFDLLKRRFEEFREYDALVHHDEFITYGKLEILVDLVAQRIRNEAPEEKLIAISCSRSVKTIINMLGVLAAGKAYLPLDFDQPTERLAKIVSETNVRFGLPGLDSEDFASLSIKTIEGKYRESTLTPTYTSDLAYVLFTSGTTGVPKGIEVCSPSLVNLVNWQLENSQSGPGFKTLHFARLTFDISFQEIFTTLVSGGTLYIQDNEVLKDPYQLLQFIQNKGINRLFVPFIALQGLANAAVSYKIFPGSIREIMTCGEQLKVSSTIREFFQELRSCRFYNQYGPTETTIIVSQKYLEGEPSEWEDLPSIGWPISNVEMLIVSPEGKSITSMDKVGEIYITGDCLARGYYQNEALTNKLFVELNLDGAGIKRYYKSGDLAEWNVDGSIKFLGRVDDQVKINGHRVELGEIEVNASKISGIVENAVVIGHFKDGQNYVALFYKTTGNDLKIEEIKEELRKSIPEYMIPYKFIRIDEFPRTGSGKIDRKALKNSLAEKKDQKVSQTKDDTNYKEIITEIWKDLLQETEFNLDSNFFQLGGSSILAQKLSLAINDQLKTVFPVALIYQNPTLGKQISFLKGEKKGGLDSPEKLTKKAASENRDVAVIAMSGRFPGANDTAGFWEMIKNKKEGITHFTLEEIDPLVRHEAEESNYIKSRGVVADYDKFDSKFFGMNPKLAEIMDPQQRKFLEISHEVLEKAGWIANRPDFRIGVFAGTNNNTYYNRNIVFDHEATEIFGPNQVMSLNEKDYVASRVAFQLNLTGPAVSVYTACSTSLLAVAHAVMSIRSGQCTAAIAGGSSITFPANSGQRYQEGAIFSVDGHCKPFDSEATGTMFCDGAGAVLLKDYEQAVKDGDKIYAVIKGIGISNDGFEKASFTSPSVRGEASAIRDAILDAQVKPEQIGYVETHGTATPIGDPIEVEGLKMAFGEGLSSTCAIGSVKSNVGHLTAAAGIAGFIKTVYALHERILPASLGFVKPNPEIKFEGSPFYVNNETKSWASDTKRIAGVSSFGFGGTNVHVILEEADPEQKAITTKEGEEPNLYVFSAKSESSVKDYAKKLHGYVLEHPDLDLQNLHANLTNRYLNYGVNLHFSATKRAELIKNLEEVENGLIPVLYKKGAFKTPVFLIPGQGSQYVGMGKDFYRSNQVFKDAFDQSCKLFDSYLSCSLKEEIFNGTQENLSKTYLTQPAIFTVSYALAKMLINKGFDPVALCGHSIGEYVAAHLAGVFSLEDAVKVVAYRGKLIYDLPAGQMLSVRSQLDIVKEILPDELSIAAHNAPNLCVVSGAHQVIEEFQKVLEEYGIANQVLITSHAFHSKMMDGALDDFSKVLESVTLNIPQIPIKSTQTGAWLTDAQATSIEYWVDHIRNAVLFHDSAKALLEELEDSYFIEVGPGNVLSSLMQQQAEAKDRAIVSTLSRKNEAHELTYLMNQIGRLISFGATIDQFKLNGIGEFSFMDIPTYSFEPKLCWTQKGALLNPAFSKSLANASRLNGLQENGQMEDAIHEEEEVAQDNFEKIKEMLESASGVQIQRKDIGSSFFELGLDSLVLTQFTFSIKKEFGVTITFRQINDELNTPGTLLSFIQSKSPKPVNPPKKAAVKKKEPVAERKEESVGGDVIQLIQQQLNAIQTQISQLQTNGGGVKHSISKYEKPRAIHKTAQSEDSSSSVEEEIDPANLSKEAQEFFDELKEKYQKRTSKSKDYYDSHHEGAGLQEEKEQVWSAKRLNYPIISKFSDGSKLIDLDGNEYLDWHFSYGSKLFGYNADFIKKALKTQISDGLEFGTHLDQEKEVIRKFKRLTQVKDAYLFDHFSEALLRAVTGCQSISDKKLIAVVSRKCSKQGSDTHLPCGSLGNTECLDFLKDHFHTDLLVLNGSLEDSLDILQDRSSEIGTVLFDVRCDDLNAKELEVFLDNLRKLTLEEDMLLVLNEVLSGFNTYSNGVSHLMNSKPDLVVFGNLIGEGLHLGILGDYSGITSSIHKSQFGMLQDLGEYTGDSFVLAATVALLKEIEDRGPGFQDELSKKTDEFVARVNELFEKYNSPYEAANFRSIWRIKEKEPTSTTPLLFVLLRYEGVHMMRGIPCYFTEKHTRIDIEQTLVKLEKALALMIENDVVRGDLPDLEELVMDTHNPPFPGAKIGLDSEGNPMWVSPKENN, from the coding sequence ATGGAAAACTTTTCAACTTCAACTACACCAAATATCTTTGATCTTTTAAAAAGGAGATTCGAGGAGTTTAGAGAATACGATGCACTCGTTCATCATGACGAATTCATCACCTATGGGAAATTGGAGATCCTGGTAGATTTAGTTGCGCAAAGAATCAGAAATGAGGCTCCGGAAGAAAAACTAATAGCCATCTCCTGTTCCAGATCTGTAAAAACGATCATTAACATGTTGGGAGTATTGGCTGCGGGAAAGGCCTATCTGCCTTTGGATTTTGATCAGCCAACAGAAAGACTCGCTAAAATTGTATCAGAAACCAATGTTCGTTTTGGATTGCCAGGGCTGGATTCGGAGGATTTTGCCTCTCTTTCAATTAAAACCATTGAGGGGAAATATAGAGAATCTACGTTAACTCCTACCTATACCTCTGATTTGGCATATGTCTTATTTACTTCTGGTACTACAGGAGTGCCTAAGGGAATTGAGGTCTGTAGTCCCAGTTTGGTCAATTTGGTGAACTGGCAACTGGAAAACTCTCAATCGGGACCAGGTTTTAAGACTTTGCATTTTGCCCGATTGACCTTTGATATTTCATTTCAGGAGATTTTTACCACGTTGGTAAGTGGTGGTACTTTGTATATTCAGGACAATGAGGTACTAAAAGACCCTTATCAATTATTACAATTCATCCAGAATAAAGGGATAAATAGGTTGTTTGTACCTTTTATTGCCCTTCAAGGATTAGCGAACGCGGCTGTATCCTACAAAATTTTTCCGGGCTCCATACGAGAGATCATGACCTGCGGAGAGCAGTTAAAAGTAAGCAGTACCATTCGGGAGTTTTTCCAGGAGTTACGAAGCTGCAGATTTTACAACCAGTATGGTCCTACCGAAACTACCATTATTGTTTCACAGAAATATTTAGAAGGAGAACCCTCAGAATGGGAAGATCTTCCAAGTATAGGTTGGCCAATTTCCAACGTGGAAATGTTGATTGTAAGTCCCGAAGGGAAATCCATCACCTCAATGGATAAGGTCGGAGAGATCTACATCACCGGAGATTGTTTAGCCCGAGGTTATTATCAAAATGAAGCGTTGACCAACAAGTTATTTGTGGAACTGAACCTGGATGGTGCCGGAATCAAACGGTACTATAAATCAGGTGACTTGGCGGAATGGAATGTAGATGGAAGTATTAAGTTCTTGGGGCGTGTAGATGATCAGGTTAAAATTAATGGCCATCGGGTAGAACTAGGAGAGATTGAGGTAAATGCCTCTAAAATTAGCGGGATTGTGGAGAATGCGGTGGTGATTGGCCATTTCAAGGATGGACAAAACTATGTGGCATTGTTCTACAAGACTACTGGAAATGATCTAAAAATCGAGGAGATCAAAGAGGAATTGAGAAAATCCATTCCTGAATACATGATTCCGTACAAATTCATCAGAATTGACGAGTTCCCTCGAACTGGAAGCGGGAAAATTGACAGAAAAGCTTTGAAGAATTCCCTGGCCGAAAAAAAAGACCAGAAAGTTTCCCAGACGAAGGATGATACAAATTATAAGGAGATAATAACAGAGATATGGAAGGATCTCCTTCAAGAGACGGAGTTCAACCTGGATAGTAATTTCTTCCAATTGGGAGGAAGCTCGATTTTGGCACAAAAACTTTCATTGGCCATCAATGATCAGCTAAAAACTGTATTTCCAGTGGCTTTGATCTATCAGAACCCAACCTTAGGTAAGCAGATTTCTTTCCTGAAAGGAGAAAAAAAAGGAGGCTTGGATAGTCCTGAAAAGCTTACCAAAAAAGCTGCTTCCGAAAATCGAGATGTGGCAGTAATTGCCATGTCTGGAAGATTTCCAGGAGCAAATGATACCGCCGGTTTCTGGGAAATGATCAAAAACAAAAAAGAGGGGATTACCCACTTTACCCTGGAGGAAATAGATCCTTTGGTGAGACATGAGGCAGAAGAGTCCAATTACATCAAATCAAGAGGGGTAGTAGCCGATTATGATAAGTTTGATTCCAAATTTTTTGGGATGAATCCAAAATTGGCTGAAATCATGGATCCCCAGCAACGTAAGTTTTTAGAGATTTCCCATGAGGTGTTGGAAAAGGCAGGGTGGATTGCCAACCGGCCGGATTTTAGAATAGGCGTATTTGCAGGGACCAATAATAACACCTATTACAACAGGAATATCGTTTTTGATCATGAGGCAACGGAAATCTTTGGCCCAAATCAGGTCATGTCCCTCAATGAAAAAGATTATGTGGCAAGCAGGGTGGCCTTCCAACTCAACTTAACAGGACCTGCTGTAAGTGTTTACACCGCCTGTTCCACCTCGCTATTGGCAGTAGCCCATGCGGTGATGAGTATCAGGTCTGGCCAATGTACTGCAGCAATTGCTGGAGGAAGTTCCATTACATTTCCTGCCAATAGTGGGCAACGCTATCAAGAGGGAGCCATTTTCAGTGTAGACGGTCATTGTAAACCATTTGATTCAGAAGCTACTGGAACCATGTTTTGTGATGGAGCAGGTGCAGTTCTGCTGAAAGATTATGAACAAGCTGTAAAAGATGGGGATAAAATCTATGCAGTTATTAAAGGAATTGGGATCAGCAATGATGGATTTGAAAAAGCAAGCTTCACTTCCCCCAGTGTAAGAGGAGAAGCTTCTGCCATCAGAGATGCCATTTTGGATGCCCAAGTAAAGCCAGAGCAAATTGGTTATGTGGAGACGCATGGCACGGCTACCCCTATTGGTGACCCCATTGAGGTAGAAGGATTAAAGATGGCTTTTGGGGAAGGTTTATCCAGCACCTGTGCCATTGGATCAGTAAAAAGTAATGTGGGACATTTGACAGCTGCCGCAGGTATTGCAGGGTTCATTAAGACAGTATATGCCCTACATGAGCGGATACTTCCAGCTTCTTTGGGTTTTGTAAAACCCAATCCAGAGATAAAATTTGAAGGATCACCTTTTTATGTAAACAATGAAACCAAAAGCTGGGCTAGTGATACTAAGAGGATCGCTGGCGTAAGTTCCTTCGGGTTTGGTGGAACGAATGTTCATGTGATCCTGGAGGAAGCAGATCCAGAACAAAAAGCCATTACCACGAAAGAGGGAGAAGAACCTAATCTGTACGTTTTTTCAGCAAAATCTGAGTCAAGTGTAAAAGATTACGCGAAAAAACTGCATGGCTATGTGCTGGAACATCCTGATTTGGATCTTCAAAACCTCCATGCAAACCTTACCAATAGGTATTTGAATTATGGGGTGAACCTTCATTTTTCCGCCACAAAAAGAGCTGAATTAATTAAGAACCTGGAGGAGGTAGAAAATGGATTGATTCCGGTTTTATATAAAAAAGGAGCATTTAAAACTCCAGTATTTTTGATTCCTGGTCAAGGCTCGCAATATGTGGGAATGGGAAAGGATTTTTACAGATCCAATCAAGTTTTCAAAGATGCCTTTGATCAAAGCTGTAAGCTATTTGACTCCTATTTAAGTTGTTCTTTGAAAGAAGAAATTTTCAATGGGACCCAAGAGAACTTATCCAAAACCTACTTAACCCAACCAGCCATTTTTACAGTTTCTTATGCCTTGGCCAAGATGCTGATCAATAAGGGATTTGATCCGGTTGCCTTATGTGGGCATAGCATTGGAGAATACGTTGCGGCACATTTAGCAGGGGTGTTCAGTTTGGAAGATGCCGTTAAAGTCGTTGCCTACAGAGGAAAGCTGATTTACGATTTGCCGGCAGGGCAAATGCTATCTGTTCGGTCCCAGTTAGATATCGTTAAAGAAATTCTGCCAGATGAGTTGTCCATTGCGGCGCATAATGCCCCCAATTTATGTGTGGTTTCCGGAGCGCATCAAGTAATCGAAGAATTTCAGAAAGTACTGGAAGAGTATGGGATTGCCAACCAGGTATTAATAACGAGTCATGCTTTCCATTCTAAAATGATGGATGGGGCTTTGGATGATTTCTCCAAAGTATTGGAAAGTGTTACGCTGAATATTCCTCAAATCCCCATAAAATCTACCCAAACCGGAGCTTGGTTAACTGATGCTCAGGCTACTTCCATCGAATACTGGGTAGATCATATTCGAAATGCAGTATTGTTTCATGACAGCGCCAAAGCTTTACTTGAAGAATTAGAGGATTCTTACTTTATAGAAGTAGGACCTGGAAATGTGCTTTCAAGCCTCATGCAGCAGCAGGCTGAGGCAAAAGACCGGGCAATTGTTTCTACTCTTTCCAGAAAAAATGAAGCGCATGAATTGACCTATTTGATGAATCAAATTGGAAGACTGATTTCCTTCGGGGCTACAATAGATCAGTTTAAACTAAATGGGATAGGGGAATTTTCATTCATGGATATCCCCACCTATTCTTTTGAACCCAAGCTTTGCTGGACTCAAAAAGGAGCTTTATTAAATCCGGCATTTTCTAAGAGCTTGGCAAATGCTTCTCGTTTGAATGGTCTCCAGGAAAATGGACAGATGGAAGATGCCATTCATGAAGAGGAGGAGGTAGCGCAGGATAATTTTGAGAAGATCAAAGAAATGCTTGAATCAGCTTCTGGGGTTCAGATCCAGCGTAAGGATATTGGTTCCTCGTTTTTTGAACTGGGCCTTGATTCATTAGTACTAACTCAATTTACTTTTTCTATCAAAAAGGAGTTTGGAGTAACGATCACGTTCAGGCAAATCAATGATGAGTTAAATACCCCAGGTACATTATTATCATTTATCCAATCGAAATCTCCTAAGCCAGTTAATCCACCTAAGAAAGCAGCGGTTAAAAAGAAGGAGCCTGTAGCTGAGCGGAAGGAAGAATCTGTAGGGGGTGATGTGATTCAATTGATTCAACAACAATTGAATGCCATTCAAACACAAATTTCCCAACTACAGACCAATGGTGGAGGAGTGAAACATTCTATCAGTAAGTATGAAAAGCCAAGAGCAATCCATAAAACTGCACAATCGGAAGATTCCTCCTCTTCAGTAGAGGAAGAAATTGATCCGGCTAACCTAAGTAAAGAGGCTCAGGAATTCTTTGATGAATTGAAAGAAAAGTACCAAAAGAGAACCTCGAAAAGTAAGGATTATTACGATTCCCATCATGAGGGAGCGGGCTTGCAAGAGGAAAAAGAACAGGTATGGAGTGCTAAGCGGTTGAATTATCCAATTATATCCAAGTTTTCCGATGGGTCAAAGTTGATTGATTTAGATGGGAATGAATATTTGGATTGGCATTTCAGCTATGGGTCAAAATTGTTTGGATACAATGCTGATTTTATCAAAAAAGCATTGAAAACACAGATCAGTGATGGTTTGGAGTTTGGGACTCATTTAGATCAGGAAAAAGAGGTGATCAGGAAATTTAAAAGGCTGACCCAAGTGAAGGATGCCTATTTGTTCGACCACTTCTCTGAAGCATTGTTGAGAGCGGTTACAGGATGTCAATCCATCAGTGATAAAAAACTGATTGCAGTCGTTTCAAGAAAATGCAGCAAACAAGGTAGTGACACTCATTTGCCTTGTGGCTCATTGGGTAATACAGAATGCCTGGATTTCCTAAAGGACCATTTTCATACGGACTTACTCGTCTTGAACGGGAGTTTGGAAGATTCTTTGGATATCCTCCAAGATCGATCCTCCGAAATAGGCACTGTATTATTTGACGTGCGATGTGATGATTTGAATGCGAAAGAATTGGAAGTTTTCTTGGACAACTTAAGAAAGCTAACTCTTGAGGAGGATATGCTACTGGTATTGAATGAGGTATTATCCGGTTTTAATACCTACTCCAATGGTGTAAGCCACTTAATGAATTCAAAACCGGATTTAGTGGTTTTTGGAAATTTAATCGGAGAGGGTTTGCATTTGGGGATTTTGGGAGATTATTCAGGAATCACCTCCTCCATCCATAAAAGCCAGTTCGGAATGCTCCAAGACTTGGGAGAATATACTGGCGATTCATTTGTCTTAGCAGCTACCGTGGCATTGTTGAAGGAGATTGAAGATAGAGGACCGGGATTTCAAGATGAATTATCCAAAAAGACAGATGAATTTGTGGCACGGGTAAATGAGCTTTTCGAAAAATATAATAGCCCCTATGAGGCAGCTAATTTTCGCTCTATCTGGAGAATTAAGGAGAAAGAGCCTACTTCTACGACCCCATTACTTTTCGTTTTGTTGAGGTACGAAGGCGTTCATATGATGCGGGGAATCCCTTGTTATTTCACCGAAAAGCATACTCGAATAGATATAGAACAAACGTTAGTGAAGCTTGAAAAAGCCTTGGCACTGATGATAGAAAATGATGTAGTGAGAGGAGATCTTCCAGATTTGGAAGAGCTGGTAATGGATACTCATAACCCTCCATTTCCAGGTGCGAAAATCGGGTTAGACAGTGAAGGAAACCCAATGTGGGTTTCACCTAAAGAGAATAATTAA
- the gmd gene encoding GDP-mannose 4,6-dehydratase produces the protein MKVALITGVTGQDGAYLAEFLLNKGYVVHGIKRRSSSFNTQRIDHLYQDPHQADARFFMHYGDLTDSMNLTKIIKETNPDEIYNLGAMSHVKVSFDSPEYTANADGLGVLRILEAVRLLGMEKKTRVYQASTSELYGLVQEIPQTEKTPFYPRSPYAVAKLYGFWIVKNYREAYDMFACNGILFNHESPLRGETFVTRKITRAVSRIGMGMEKVLYLGNLDAKRDWGHAKDYVEAMWLMLQADKPEDYVVATGVTTSVRQFLSMAFSKIGFKLDFAGVGVGEMGILSSIDYELAYGKLGKRKEELPKLGEILVKVDPEYFRPTEVELLIGKPDKALRNLGWKPKYDLEMLVEDMMHADLQELNKDICLVNGGFEVVSHLEY, from the coding sequence ATGAAAGTCGCTTTAATAACTGGAGTCACAGGTCAAGATGGAGCTTATTTAGCTGAGTTTTTACTGAACAAAGGATATGTGGTACATGGCATTAAAAGAAGGTCCTCTTCATTTAATACCCAACGAATCGACCATTTATACCAAGATCCACATCAGGCTGATGCTAGATTTTTTATGCACTATGGGGATCTTACCGATTCCATGAACCTAACTAAAATCATCAAGGAAACTAATCCGGATGAGATTTACAATCTAGGAGCTATGAGTCATGTAAAAGTAAGTTTTGACTCACCGGAATACACAGCCAATGCGGATGGTCTGGGAGTTCTTAGAATTTTGGAGGCGGTCAGATTGCTGGGTATGGAAAAAAAGACCAGGGTTTATCAGGCCAGTACTTCTGAACTCTATGGTTTGGTCCAAGAAATTCCGCAGACGGAGAAGACTCCTTTTTACCCCAGATCTCCCTATGCTGTGGCAAAATTATATGGATTCTGGATCGTGAAGAATTATAGAGAGGCCTATGACATGTTTGCCTGTAATGGAATTCTTTTCAATCACGAATCCCCATTGAGAGGAGAAACATTTGTGACAAGAAAGATCACAAGAGCAGTTTCGAGAATAGGAATGGGAATGGAGAAAGTACTCTATCTGGGCAACCTGGACGCCAAAAGAGATTGGGGACATGCCAAAGATTATGTAGAAGCGATGTGGCTGATGCTACAGGCAGATAAGCCAGAAGATTATGTCGTAGCCACCGGAGTGACTACCAGTGTTCGTCAGTTTTTGAGCATGGCATTCTCCAAAATAGGCTTCAAACTTGATTTTGCTGGAGTGGGTGTGGGGGAGATGGGTATTCTTTCTTCCATTGATTATGAGCTAGCCTATGGAAAGCTCGGAAAAAGAAAAGAGGAGCTTCCCAAGCTAGGTGAGATTTTAGTGAAAGTTGATCCTGAATATTTCAGACCTACCGAAGTGGAATTATTAATTGGAAAACCGGACAAAGCATTAAGGAATCTTGGGTGGAAACCTAAATATGATTTGGAAATGCTTGTAGAGGATATGATGCATGCAGATTTGCAAGAATTGAACAAAGACATCTGCTTAGTGAATGGAGGCTTTGAGGTAGTATCTCATTTGGAATATTGA